Genomic segment of Paenibacillus polymyxa:
TCTGGATGATTCCGGTGCTTTTCCCACCACGGTTGGCCATTTCCGTCCAGCGTTCCGTTACCTGTAACTGAAATATTCTCAAGGTTCTGTCCATAAATGCATGACGCATGCACTTCCCGCTGAACGCCTTCCCATCTGGATTCTACTACAGGGTAATCAGCCAGTTCCGTACTGAAGGACAGAGTTGCGCCAGGGCTTACATGCAGCTCAATGTTACTTTTCAGAAAGATAGCTCCTGTCAGATACGTCCCAGACGGAACATAAACGGTTCCTCCTCCATCATTGCTGGCCGCTTCAATGGCAGCCGCAATCGCTTCCGTAGCCAACGTCGTACCATCCTGAACTGCTCCATAATCTACAATGTTATACAATTGCATTTCGTTCTCTCCTGTCTTTATATTTTGTGGATGTTAGATCCATTTTGTATTGGGGAAGCATAAGCTGCCCCCGGGTTTCAACATCCAAGAAATCATTCAAGGAGTCTGGGGGCAACAGCCATGCACAGCTATTATTTTTTCGTTTTTTTATACGCTTCCTCATACTCAGCAGTAATCCGTGATCCACCGGAGTTTTTCCAGTTTTCTACGGCTGCTTTAAATCCGGCTTCGTCAAGCTCGCCCATAATAAATTTGAAGGAGGCGTCGGTAATGATTTTCTCCAGTTCTGTTCCTTGCTCATTAGCGGTGACTGAATCCAGTGGCACGGTCGGGTCCAGAACAGCAAATTCATTATTTTCACGGACTAATTCATTAGCCAGTTCCTTTTCTGGATTGGCATCTTTTAAGTTATAGGTCACTTCACTTGGTCTGGAGCTTGAAAACGGCTGAACATCTGCTTGCCACAAATCTGTATTCGTAATTTTGAAGGCTCCATCTTTTTCGATTTTATAATGAGTGCCTTCAATACCACCGGTCATATACATATATACATCTTTGTCAATTAAATCATCTACAAATTGCAGCAGTCTCTTCAACTCAGCTTCTGTTTTTACTTCGGATTTTGGAAATGCCAGCAAACCTCCTACCCCGCTTCCTTCAGACCATACGTGGTATTTGCCATCTCCATTCGAAATCTTGTTAACCGGTACCAGCTTCAGTCCCTTTTGTAGGCCTTGGGATAAGGTTCTGAGGTTAGAGATATCGATCATACCCGTATAAATACCTGCTTTACCTTGTGCAAATTGTTGCTGCTGATCCGTTTTAGCGGTTACAGCAAAGTCTTTAGAGAGATATCCATTTTTGTATAATTTATTGGAATACTTTAAGGTCTCCAAATATTGAGGAGTATCAAATTCTGGCGTAAACTTTCCGCTTTCATCTACTTTCCAGCCATTAGGTGTGCCAAAGTAGGAACTTAAAGTTTTGAAGCTGCTGTAGCGTAGATCCGATCTGTCAACAAACCCAGTCGTATCATTTTTTCCATTTCCATCCGGATCATCTTCTGTAAACGCTCTCGCAACTTCATACAACTCATCCAGTGTCGTCGGCACCTTCAGTCCTAAGCGATCCAGCCAATCCTGACGAATGACCAGACCCGCCCGAGCCAGATTCTTCTGGAACGGAACGCCATACAGTACCCCTTCAATGGATGCGGCTTCCCGAACTTCAGGCGGGATCTTCTTCAAATTTTCATAATCATCCAAATACTTTCCTACATCCCAGAATAGCCCTGATTTCAAAGAGCTTCGTACTGAAGAATTTGTCATCATCGTCAGTGTCACCATATCGGCCAATTCGCCGGACGCAAGCGCGGTAGTGATTCTCTCTTCTTTGGAAGCGTCAGGCACCCAATTGAACGTGATTTTAGAATTGGTGTATTCTTCAATTTTGCTTTTGATCGTTTCTGTAGGCGGAGAAGCTGTATGCAATACGTTTAACCAGGTAAATTCCAGTTTGGACTTTGGATCATAGGTTTGGCCGCTTTGATCCTCAGCTCCCTTGTCACCGCAAGCAGCTAAAAAAACACTCATGACCATTAGTACAGCAAGAAGACCTGATACTCCCTTTTTCGTCGTGATTCCCTTTTTCATTGTGTTTGCTCCTCTTCTGTTTATATATTTATGCCATATCTTCCTCTTTCACCAGAACCTCTCGTTCTATTTTGCTGAACACCTGATGCGTCATCCACATCACGAGATAACCCATAATACTTGCTCCGGCAAAAGTTAGAATTCCTGGGTACAAGCCTAGAATCAATGCAAAAAGCACGACAATGGCTACAAAAAGAACAAGCGTATATTGTAAATACGAAAATCCAATCACTATCGACATTTTGACCTTCAGTCTGATACCTTTCCAATCATAGTGAGCCAGTAGCGGGAAAATGTAGGCCAAAGAGATGAGATACAAAAAGGCTCCAATAAGCGTCACCACACGAACATACCAGGACGAGACATTGACTATATCCACGTAGAGTACGTAACCCACAAGGCTGTAAAGCCCGCCAATGATTGCTGCTTCTTTAAAGCTTTCTCTAAAGTAACGTACAAACGTCGAGAAAATGGCGACTTCCTCATTGCCCCGAATCCACTGCCTTAAAATACTAAGCATAGCGACGGTTGCAGGCCCAACACCTATAAAACCCAAGCCCAGAATCGTCGCAATCGTCCAAAGTAAGTTAAGGTAGACCAGACGCAACAAGCGCATGCACCATTTGTTCATGTTTTCTACAAACCGTACCATTATGCATCCTTCCCGTCGTCATTAGTAAACGCCGTCTTCACCAAATTTCTTGGCCAGTCGATTGGAGCCCATAATCAGGATTAAACCTACCACACCTTTAAAAAGTCCTACCGTCGTACTGAAACTTAATTGTCCATTCTTTAAGCCCGCAGTATAAATGTAGGTGTCAAAGATTTCGGCAACCTCGCGATTTAATGAGTTCAATAACAGATACATATGCTCAAAGCCCAAATCCAACGTGCTACCGATTTTCAAAATTAACAATGTAATAATGACTGGGCGGATCGCAGGCAAGGTAACGTGCCATGTCTTTCTCAGGCGTCCAGCTCCGTCCATCTCTGCTGCCTCATACAATTGCGTATCTACCACTGTAATCGCAGATAAATAAATGATGGTAGACCAGCCGAGTTCCTTCCAAATCACTTGCCCGATGTAGACGGTTCGCAGCCATTGGGGAGAAGTTAAGAAGCTGATCTTCTCACCGCCTAGCGCGGCAATCATTTCATTCAGCACCCCACCATCTACGGTTAGGAATACATAAGAAATCGAAACAATGATAACCCATGACATAAAGTGCGGGATGTAGATAATGGTTTGAATAATGTTTTTAAAAAACATCTTCCTAACCTCGTTCAGCATGAGTGCCAAAATGATGGGCAATGGAAAAAAGATTACAATGTTCAGCGCAAACAAAAACAGCGTATTGCGAAGCAGCATAAAAAACGTGGGCTCGGTAAATAAACGAATAAAATGCTTCATTCCTACCCATGGACTACCTGTGATTCCCTGAAAAGCTTGATAATCCTGAAATGCAATCACCAATCCTCCCATAGGAAAGTACTT
This window contains:
- a CDS encoding extracellular solute-binding protein; amino-acid sequence: MKKGITTKKGVSGLLAVLMVMSVFLAACGDKGAEDQSGQTYDPKSKLEFTWLNVLHTASPPTETIKSKIEEYTNSKITFNWVPDASKEERITTALASGELADMVTLTMMTNSSVRSSLKSGLFWDVGKYLDDYENLKKIPPEVREAASIEGVLYGVPFQKNLARAGLVIRQDWLDRLGLKVPTTLDELYEVARAFTEDDPDGNGKNDTTGFVDRSDLRYSSFKTLSSYFGTPNGWKVDESGKFTPEFDTPQYLETLKYSNKLYKNGYLSKDFAVTAKTDQQQQFAQGKAGIYTGMIDISNLRTLSQGLQKGLKLVPVNKISNGDGKYHVWSEGSGVGGLLAFPKSEVKTEAELKRLLQFVDDLIDKDVYMYMTGGIEGTHYKIEKDGAFKITNTDLWQADVQPFSSSRPSEVTYNLKDANPEKELANELVRENNEFAVLDPTVPLDSVTANEQGTELEKIITDASFKFIMGELDEAGFKAAVENWKNSGGSRITAEYEEAYKKTKK
- a CDS encoding YesL family protein, which codes for MVRFVENMNKWCMRLLRLVYLNLLWTIATILGLGFIGVGPATVAMLSILRQWIRGNEEVAIFSTFVRYFRESFKEAAIIGGLYSLVGYVLYVDIVNVSSWYVRVVTLIGAFLYLISLAYIFPLLAHYDWKGIRLKVKMSIVIGFSYLQYTLVLFVAIVVLFALILGLYPGILTFAGASIMGYLVMWMTHQVFSKIEREVLVKEEDMA
- a CDS encoding ABC transporter permease, with the translated sequence MKVSSVPAPNMKMKKNKRTTESLLRMQKHKLLYLMVLPGLVYFIIFKYFPMGGLVIAFQDYQAFQGITGSPWVGMKHFIRLFTEPTFFMLLRNTLFLFALNIVIFFPLPIILALMLNEVRKMFFKNIIQTIIYIPHFMSWVIIVSISYVFLTVDGGVLNEMIAALGGEKISFLTSPQWLRTVYIGQVIWKELGWSTIIYLSAITVVDTQLYEAAEMDGAGRLRKTWHVTLPAIRPVIITLLILKIGSTLDLGFEHMYLLLNSLNREVAEIFDTYIYTAGLKNGQLSFSTTVGLFKGVVGLILIMGSNRLAKKFGEDGVY